DNA from Nocardioides yefusunii:
GCGCGGTGCTCTCGCGGATCGGCCAGAACTCGAAGGTGGTGCTGACCCACGACGTCGCGCAGCGCGACAACCTGCGGGTTGCGGGTGGGGCGTCACGACGGGGTGGTCGCCGTGGTCGAGAAGCTCAAGGGGCACCCGTTGTTCGGGCACGTCACTCTCACCCGCTCGGAGCGGTCGCCGATCGCGGCCTTGGTCACCGACCTGCTGGAGGACGTGCAGGTCTGAGTCGTTCGGGGCTGAGTCGCCGCTGCGCGTGAACGCAGCAGGGCGCCCACCGTGCGGTGGGCGCCCTGCTGCGTCGAGGCTCTGAGGCTGGCTCGTGCTCGGAATCAGTCGTGGGTGTGCGCGATGTACACGTCGCACGGGGCCTTGGCGGCGACCTCTGAGGCGATCGAGCCGAGCAGGCGCCCCAGGCCCTTGGCGCGCTTGTTGCCGACGACGATCATGTCGGCCTCGAGGCTGCCGGCCAGCTTGACCAAGGTCTCGGCGGCACGGGGGCCGGGCTGGGCCGAGGGGACGACCTCCAGGCCGGGGTGGCTCGCAGCGAGGCGGGCGGCGGCGTCGGCGGCGATCCGCTCGGCGGCCAGCGACGGGTCGAAGCCTGACTCGCGGGCGTTGCGGTCGGGGGCGGTGTCGTAGACCGCGACGACGTGCAGCTTGCCGCCGAATGCGTGGGCGAGGCGAGCAGCGGCCTCGGCGGCTTCGTGAGCCGGAGCGCCTCCGTCGACGCCGGCGATGATCGTCTTGCTCATGGGTGCGTCGTCCTCGCTGTCGGGGTGCGTGCAGGGTCTGGAACCTGGTGCGCAGACGCACCGCGGCTCTGGGTCAGACGTTAGCGCCGTGGTGGGTGTGGAGTCTTCGGAACGGCGACGGGTGTGGCGTTTGTGACAGTTGAACGCCAATGTGGCCCAGGCGGGCCAATTTTTGTCCATGAACGGCTCATATTTTGCTGTTCGGTTTGCGTCACCGAAGTCGGCGATGCACTGTGGTCGAGGCCGGGGCACCGTAGGAACCCTGATCGGGTGCGCCGAACGCATGCCCGCGCGTCTGAATCACCCCCAACCACGAGGGAACCGTGACCAACACCGAGAAGTACGTGCCCAAGCATCGGGCACCCGGCAAGCACAAGGCCAAGCGTGACCCGCTGGCGTCCCTGCGCGTCGTCTCGAGCCGTCCTGCCCTGGCAGTGACCGGCCTTGCTGTCGCCGTCACCGGCGTCAGCGTCGCGGGTGGTGTTCTCGGCGGCGAACCGACCCCCTCCACCGTGGCGGCCGCGGACAGCGGCGCGGGAGTCAACGCCCAGGTGGCCGCACTGGCCGCCGAGTCGGTCGCCGACCGTGCCGAGAAGAGCGTCACGCGCTCGGACCGCCGCGACGCCGTCGACCAGACCAAGGCCGCTCTCCTCGGCGACGGCGCCGGTGTCGTCACCGCGCACGAGCGCAAGCTCTCCGACCAGGACCCGCGCGACATCGCGCGCACCCTGATGGGCGACTTCGGCTTCGCCGACTCGCAGTTCTCCTGCCTGGACAGCCTCTGGACCAAGGAGTCGGGTTGGCGCTGGAACGCCGACAACCCCTCGTCCTCGGCCTACGGCATCCCGCAGGCGCTGCCCGGCTCCAAGATGGCCAGCGCCGGCGCCGACTGGGCGACCAACCCGGCCACCCAGATCAGCTGGGGCCTGGGATACATCAAGAGTCGTTACGGCAGCCCGTGCTCGGCCTGGGGCCACAGCCAGGCCGTCAACTGGTACTGAAAAAGACCTTCGCAGGGCCCTGAGCGGCCCTCCCCGACACCCCATTCGTACGTGAGCATGCTCTCGAACGGGTGGGGTGTTTGAGTCCCCTGAGGTCTGAGTGACGCGTTTGCGTCAGTTTGAGGGCGTCCGTCGGGGCCGTGGCATTTGATCCCATCTGGAACTCCTTGCATGGTGGAGATGCCCGCCGGACGTCACGACGACGTCGTCCACAGGCCTGGCAGAGCCGCTCGGAAGGCTGAGAGACACCAGCTCCGAGGAACGGCCGCCACTGCGCCGTAGGTGGACGTGACCGGACCCTCTTCAGTGCGGGTTCGTCACGCAGGTGGGCAGTCCCACTGCCTACCCCCGAGGGAAACGTGCGCCCCGACAATGCGAACCTCAACCAGCCTTCTCTGACGACCGAGCAGGTCGTCACCCCCGCTGACACCCGTCAGCCCGCCCGGACCCAGCGTCGTCGGGCATTCGCGGGCATCGCGGCCCTCACCGCAGCGATGTTCCTGGTCTCCGGAGTCCCCGGAGCCACCGCGGCCCAGGCGCCCGTCGCGACCGGTGCGGCGATCTCCTCCACTGCGATCTCATCCAGTGCCGCGAAGACGGTCGTGGCCGCTCCCGCCACCACCAGCGCCTCCTCCAGCACCGTCGTTGCTGCTGCAGCGAAGACGGCCGCCGGTTCGAGGGTCGTGAAGACTGCGACCTCCAAGGCCAAGAAGGCCAAGAAGAAGTCCTGGGCTGCCAAGGTGCGCGCCGTGCGTGCCTACAAGGCCAAGGTCAAGCGTCTCGCCAAGAGCAACCCACGTGCGGCCGCCCGCACGATGATGCGGATGCGTGGCTACTCCACCGCCCAGCAGAACTGCGTCATCAAGCTCTGGAACAGGGAGTCGAACTGGCGCTGGAACGCGGCGAACCCGTCGTCGTCCGCCTACGGGATCCCGCAGGCACTGCCCGGCTCGAAGATGCGCAGCCACGGTCGTGACTGGCGCACCAACCCCGTCACCCAGATCAAGTGGGGCCTGAGCTACATCAAGGGTCGCTACGGCAAGCCCTGCAACGCCTGGAACCACTCCCAGCGTCGCGGCTGGTACTGAACCACCCAGCGTTTCCCCTCGCGGACGTCATCACATCTGGTCGCCATAGCGCCCGGAAGTGATGACGTCCGCGTCGTTTTCGGGGGGGGCAGCGGGGAGGGGTCAGGGAAGCAGGCGCTTCTTCTGGACCTTGCCCATCTCGTTGCGGGGCAGTCCGGTGGCCCAGCGGACCTCACGGGGACGCTTGTGCGCCGACAGTTCGCTGCCCACCAGTGCGACGAGTTCGGTCGCGAGGTCGTCGGAGCCGGTGAAGCCCTCGCGCAGCACGACGTGGGCGACGATTCGCTGGCCCAGGTCGGCGTCGGGTTCACCGACCACTGCGCACTCCGCGACGGCGGGGTGGCCCAGCAGCGTCGACTCGATCTCGCCGGCGCCGATCCGCCAACCGGCCGACTTGATCAGGTCCACCGACTCGCGGCCCACGATCCGGTGACGGCCGTCGGGAGCGATGACGGCGACGTCGCCGGTACGGAACCAGCCGTCGGGCGTGGTCGCCTCGGCGGTGGCGTCGGGACGGTTCAGGTAGCCGTCGAACGTGGTCGCGCCGCGCACCTGCAGGTTGCCCACCGACTCGCCGTCGTGCACGACCGGGGCGTCGTTCTCGTCGACGAGACGGGTCTCGACGCCCTCGATCGGGATGCCCACCCAGCCGGCCTGCGGGTGACCGTCGGCACGGGTGGCGACGGTGATGAGGGTTTCGCTCATGCCGTAGCGCTCCACCGGCTCCAGGCCGG
Protein-coding regions in this window:
- a CDS encoding universal stress protein, with the protein product MSKTIIAGVDGGAPAHEAAEAAARLAHAFGGKLHVVAVYDTAPDRNARESGFDPSLAAERIAADAAARLAASHPGLEVVPSAQPGPRAAETLVKLAGSLEADMIVVGNKRAKGLGRLLGSIASEVAAKAPCDVYIAHTHD
- a CDS encoding lytic transglycosylase domain-containing protein; the protein is MTNTEKYVPKHRAPGKHKAKRDPLASLRVVSSRPALAVTGLAVAVTGVSVAGGVLGGEPTPSTVAAADSGAGVNAQVAALAAESVADRAEKSVTRSDRRDAVDQTKAALLGDGAGVVTAHERKLSDQDPRDIARTLMGDFGFADSQFSCLDSLWTKESGWRWNADNPSSSAYGIPQALPGSKMASAGADWATNPATQISWGLGYIKSRYGSPCSAWGHSQAVNWY
- a CDS encoding lytic transglycosylase domain-containing protein; the protein is MRPDNANLNQPSLTTEQVVTPADTRQPARTQRRRAFAGIAALTAAMFLVSGVPGATAAQAPVATGAAISSTAISSSAAKTVVAAPATTSASSSTVVAAAAKTAAGSRVVKTATSKAKKAKKKSWAAKVRAVRAYKAKVKRLAKSNPRAAARTMMRMRGYSTAQQNCVIKLWNRESNWRWNAANPSSSAYGIPQALPGSKMRSHGRDWRTNPVTQIKWGLSYIKGRYGKPCNAWNHSQRRGWY